A section of the Dehalobacter sp. DCM genome encodes:
- the cdd gene encoding cytidine deaminase, translated as MEVHNAMLLEQEQAVLLANQAKKAYENAYAPYSGYKVGAAVLWHSGRITSGANIENASYGLTVCAERNAVYQGVLTGEKQIFAIAIAVPALDMPSPCGACRQVIREFASDCIVILLNGQGDMAQTRLQVLLPEAFGPEFLYKVSE; from the coding sequence ATGGAAGTGCACAACGCCATGCTGTTAGAGCAAGAGCAGGCTGTGTTATTAGCGAATCAAGCTAAAAAAGCGTATGAAAATGCCTATGCGCCTTACTCTGGATATAAGGTTGGGGCTGCCGTACTTTGGCACTCTGGGCGTATCACATCCGGAGCAAATATTGAAAATGCTTCTTATGGCTTAACCGTTTGCGCGGAACGGAACGCCGTTTATCAAGGAGTTTTGACCGGGGAGAAACAAATCTTTGCCATAGCGATCGCTGTTCCGGCGTTGGACATGCCATCACCATGCGGCGCTTGCCGACAGGTGATCCGGGAATTTGCCTCAGATTGTATTGTTATACTGCTTAATGGACAAGGCGATATGGCCCAAACCCGATTGCAGGTGTTGCTGCCCGAGGCCTTCGGCCCGGAGTTTTTATATAAAGTTTCTGAATAA
- a CDS encoding diacylglycerol kinase family protein — translation MADTRKNTDFSMSFKAAGNGIIYTLKTEKHMKFHVFAAAAVVLAGLFFHLSTVHWLFLVYAIGSVVVAELFNTAIERAIDLAEPNYNSLAGIGKDIASGAVLVTALQAVIIGIIIFGPNMIRLF, via the coding sequence ATGGCGGATACCCGTAAAAATACGGATTTTTCCATGAGCTTCAAAGCGGCTGGAAATGGGATCATCTACACGCTTAAAACAGAAAAACACATGAAGTTTCATGTGTTCGCTGCAGCTGCTGTTGTTCTGGCCGGATTATTTTTTCATTTGTCGACGGTGCATTGGCTCTTTCTCGTATACGCCATCGGCAGTGTTGTCGTTGCCGAATTATTTAACACCGCCATTGAGAGGGCGATTGATTTAGCTGAGCCTAACTACAATTCGCTGGCGGGAATTGGTAAGGATATCGCTTCGGGGGCCGTGCTGGTAACCGCATTACAAGCCGTTATTATCGGAATCATTATTTTCGGGCCCAATATGATCAGGTTATTTTAA
- the ybeY gene encoding rRNA maturation RNase YbeY, whose translation MELDINWEERTVSAEEQKKLTELLWTGIEQALKCANGPEDAEMGLLLTDDAAIHEMNRTYRGVDAPTDVLSFAMQEKGEGEPDVFYDSLSGVADDGSEDFSVEDLIDKEYLSDGEEADDGEGLFSDDEEDVFYKDMTLGDIVISVERARAQAEEYRHSLDREIVYLAVHGTLHLLGFDHNNVEDTSIMRRLEEEVMENLGLTR comes from the coding sequence ATGGAACTGGATATCAATTGGGAAGAAAGAACGGTCAGTGCAGAAGAACAGAAGAAGCTAACAGAACTGCTCTGGACAGGAATCGAACAAGCGCTGAAATGTGCTAATGGGCCGGAAGATGCTGAAATGGGGCTTCTTTTAACCGACGACGCAGCAATCCATGAAATGAATCGCACCTATCGCGGGGTCGATGCGCCAACGGATGTCCTGTCTTTTGCCATGCAGGAAAAAGGTGAAGGCGAACCGGATGTGTTCTATGATTCTCTTTCCGGCGTCGCGGATGATGGATCGGAAGATTTTTCGGTAGAGGACCTGATCGATAAGGAATACCTAAGCGATGGTGAAGAGGCAGATGATGGGGAAGGTTTGTTTTCCGATGACGAAGAAGATGTCTTTTACAAGGACATGACGTTAGGTGATATCGTTATTTCCGTCGAACGGGCACGAGCCCAAGCCGAAGAATATAGGCATTCCCTGGACAGAGAGATTGTATATCTGGCCGTGCATGGGACCTTGCATTTGCTTGGATTTGATCATAATAATGTTGAAGACACCAGCATAATGCGGCGACTCGAGGAAGAGGTTATGGAAAACTTGGGTCTCACCCGGTGA
- a CDS encoding HD family phosphohydrolase, translating into MSKKIRNMFLPMQTGRVIGRWKVAAFVLFFLLFTALLASDLFQSKLNVELGEPSTELITAPYEKKIEDLTKYREDQEAAANKIEPVYKADQSQITFLSEDLERTFDVLNDAIDSKADTTEKLDNLRKLVPYSALTDRTLSSLLQLSSNQVDTAEEVATRIILGLARDTNSGARSQSEVPLLQDRMAVQISKSSITDSMKSLMNAYIDLGVIKPTLTIDEEATDKLKNIASSQVTPTYRIYRQNEKIVGPGEIVDSEIYRALQVYGLVELKSPWIPTAGVALLVLLSMAIVILFSHQLSQETYRNWKRLVLIGMLMVASLALGKIFIAINLGDSEINALTAVLIPAAWVTMSVTILLGVRIAIIVGTVLAVLISTMADPNSMGATGTIAGFFALFSGIIGILSVAKLDHRSDLARAGLFIALINAVMVSGVVLILQYSITFWLIGMVLSIGSGFLCSVLTMGILPWLESSFNITSAVRLLELSNPNAPLLKNLLIEAPGTYHHSVVVGNLAETAAEEVAADPVLVRVGALYHDIGKLKRPYFFIENQFSKDNPHDKLAPTLSSLIIISHVKDGLEMAKEHKLPQNIQDIIAQHHGDSTVSFFYHKALEENAEMPEEAFRYDGPRPQTKEAALVLLADNVEAAVRSQKLNNPGKIEGLVRKIIKEKFDEGQLDQCDLTFKDLDKIAVAFTKVLSGIFHSRIEYPEFPSVKLLKELEAVHQEIDSEAEVVAQPLKDE; encoded by the coding sequence TTGAGCAAAAAAATAAGAAATATGTTTTTACCAATGCAAACCGGGCGTGTTATCGGCAGATGGAAGGTTGCGGCATTTGTGCTGTTTTTCCTGCTGTTTACAGCCCTTTTGGCGTCTGATCTTTTTCAATCAAAATTGAATGTGGAGCTGGGGGAGCCGAGTACGGAGTTGATTACGGCACCCTATGAAAAAAAGATTGAGGATCTGACAAAATACCGGGAGGATCAGGAAGCCGCAGCGAATAAGATCGAGCCGGTCTACAAGGCAGATCAGTCTCAAATTACATTTTTATCGGAGGATTTGGAGCGGACCTTTGATGTGCTGAATGACGCGATCGATTCGAAGGCCGATACAACAGAAAAATTGGACAATTTGAGAAAACTGGTTCCTTATTCTGCGTTAACAGACCGAACCTTGTCATCGTTACTGCAGCTTTCAAGTAATCAGGTTGATACGGCCGAGGAAGTAGCGACCCGAATCATCCTGGGTTTAGCCAGGGATACCAACAGCGGGGCAAGGTCTCAGTCGGAAGTTCCCCTGTTGCAAGACAGAATGGCGGTACAAATCAGCAAATCAAGTATTACGGATTCGATGAAATCATTGATGAATGCCTATATCGACTTAGGTGTCATTAAACCCACACTGACTATTGATGAAGAAGCAACCGACAAACTAAAAAATATTGCGAGTTCTCAGGTTACCCCCACCTATCGTATCTATCGGCAAAACGAAAAAATCGTCGGCCCGGGCGAAATCGTCGATTCGGAAATCTATCGGGCCTTACAGGTCTATGGGTTAGTAGAACTCAAATCGCCGTGGATACCGACAGCCGGAGTCGCTTTGCTTGTCCTTTTATCCATGGCCATCGTTATTTTGTTTTCTCATCAATTAAGCCAGGAGACTTATCGCAACTGGAAAAGACTTGTATTGATCGGAATGTTGATGGTTGCCTCCCTGGCGCTTGGAAAGATCTTTATAGCCATTAATTTGGGCGATTCGGAAATAAACGCGCTGACGGCAGTCCTCATTCCTGCGGCTTGGGTAACGATGTCCGTCACTATTTTGCTTGGTGTACGGATCGCCATCATTGTCGGTACCGTATTGGCTGTATTGATCTCAACCATGGCGGATCCAAACAGTATGGGAGCTACGGGAACCATAGCCGGTTTTTTTGCCTTGTTTAGCGGGATCATTGGAATCCTGAGTGTAGCCAAGCTGGATCACCGCTCAGATTTGGCCAGAGCGGGATTATTCATTGCGTTGATCAATGCGGTTATGGTAAGCGGTGTTGTTTTGATTCTCCAGTACAGTATAACCTTTTGGCTGATTGGCATGGTATTGAGTATCGGCAGCGGCTTTTTGTGTTCTGTCCTTACCATGGGCATCCTTCCCTGGCTGGAGTCAAGCTTTAATATTACCTCTGCGGTCAGGCTCCTCGAACTCTCTAATCCAAATGCCCCTTTGCTAAAAAATTTGTTGATTGAAGCTCCGGGCACCTACCATCACAGTGTTGTCGTCGGCAACCTTGCGGAAACAGCGGCTGAAGAAGTTGCAGCTGATCCTGTGTTAGTCCGTGTCGGCGCCCTTTACCATGATATCGGAAAGCTGAAGAGGCCGTATTTCTTTATTGAGAATCAATTTTCCAAGGATAATCCCCATGATAAGCTTGCGCCAACACTCAGTTCACTGATCATTATTTCCCATGTCAAAGACGGGTTAGAAATGGCTAAGGAACATAAACTTCCACAGAACATCCAGGATATCATTGCCCAGCACCATGGCGACAGCACGGTGTCGTTCTTTTATCACAAAGCGCTGGAAGAAAATGCGGAGATGCCAGAAGAAGCATTCCGTTATGACGGACCGCGTCCGCAAACCAAAGAGGCGGCACTCGTTCTTCTGGCCGATAATGTTGAAGCGGCTGTTCGTTCTCAGAAACTAAACAATCCGGGAAAAATCGAAGGGTTAGTACGAAAGATCATCAAGGAAAAGTTTGACGAAGGCCAACTCGATCAGTGTGACTTAACCTTCAAAGATCTGGACAAGATAGCAGTAGCGTTTACTAAGGTATTGAGCGGGATCTTCCATTCCAGGATCGAGTATCCCGAATTCCCGTCTGTGAAGCTCCTTAAAGAACTTGAAGCTGTGCATCAGGAAATCGACTCGGAGGCAGAAGTTGTAGCTCAGCCGTTGAAAGATGAGTAA
- a CDS encoding PhoH family protein, whose amino-acid sequence MRSETKLYLKDKEEALNLFGLEDANLRFLEERLGCQLVFRGEELTIVGEEHQIGLAQEVVKQLLDLIRKGNTLTLADVTYVASKVEEGTGQEMAQNLTHIIATTQRGRPIKPKTLGQAKYVKAIEKQSLVFGIGPAGTGKTYLAVVMAVKALRAKEVNRIVLTRPAVEAGEKLGFLPGDLQEKVNPYLRPLYDALYDLLGSETTARYVEKGTIEIAPLAYMRGRTLDDSFIILDEAQNTTPEQMKMFLTRLGFGSKAVVTGDITQVDLPRGNYSGLIEVQHILKRIDDISFHYFTLDDIVRNPLVQSIIHAYETADKED is encoded by the coding sequence TTGCGCAGCGAGACAAAACTCTACCTGAAGGACAAAGAAGAGGCACTGAATTTATTTGGTCTTGAAGACGCAAACTTGCGGTTTTTAGAAGAACGCCTGGGATGCCAGCTGGTTTTTCGCGGTGAAGAATTGACCATTGTGGGCGAGGAACACCAAATCGGATTGGCACAGGAGGTTGTCAAGCAGCTGCTTGACTTGATCCGTAAGGGCAATACGCTGACACTGGCTGATGTGACCTATGTCGCCTCAAAAGTCGAAGAAGGAACGGGTCAGGAAATGGCCCAAAACCTGACGCATATCATCGCTACAACCCAAAGAGGACGTCCTATCAAGCCAAAGACTCTGGGTCAGGCAAAATATGTTAAAGCAATTGAAAAACAGTCGCTGGTATTCGGCATTGGTCCGGCCGGTACCGGAAAGACCTATTTGGCCGTGGTCATGGCTGTCAAAGCCCTTCGGGCCAAAGAAGTCAACCGGATCGTGCTGACCCGACCTGCCGTCGAAGCAGGAGAGAAGCTTGGCTTCCTGCCCGGCGATCTTCAGGAAAAAGTGAATCCCTATCTTCGACCGCTGTATGACGCGTTGTATGATCTTCTTGGCTCAGAGACGACGGCTCGTTATGTGGAAAAAGGAACCATTGAAATAGCACCGCTGGCGTATATGCGGGGACGAACACTGGATGACTCGTTTATTATCCTGGACGAGGCTCAGAACACCACGCCGGAACAGATGAAAATGTTCCTGACTCGGCTGGGTTTTGGGTCAAAGGCAGTTGTTACCGGCGATATTACGCAGGTTGACCTGCCCCGGGGCAATTATTCAGGATTAATTGAAGTTCAGCATATCCTGAAAAGGATTGACGATATTTCTTTCCACTACTTTACTTTAGATGATATTGTACGAAACCCGCTAGTGCAAAGCATTATCCACGCGTATGAAACAGCAGACAAAGAAGACTAG
- the yqfD gene encoding sporulation protein YqfD, producing the protein MFGKFARYLHGRVYIKVQGNETTRFINEAIKENIKFYNGKKLSDGFTAEIETKDFKNLRKAAKAAGVRFSARAKYGFPFVALRWQRRKGLIAGFFIIAAGLIILSQFVLSISLEGNSRITDEQILAEAEKAGLKTWVLKSKLDMDSMSKQIQDNMTDLAWVTMEKRGTNIRIRVVEKTLPKKVIFQGDLIAAKTAYVEDVIVIQGNALVKEGDTVKAGQVLIKAAGGMTEYSFDVSGDSTVKKSNVDAPAAKGFVRGRVWYSAEKKVPLEEDQVVKTDKDADGWGIKLNNRVIMITNESSPYAEAVAETYTYTWHIWRNWRFPVELIKVHYDETKKVHIVRTESEAKKLAETLAREELKLKLPSDAKILNDAIRILPSDSGAARIRVEIETFEELAVYKQ; encoded by the coding sequence ATGTTTGGAAAGTTTGCGCGTTATCTTCATGGACGCGTCTATATTAAGGTGCAGGGGAATGAAACCACCCGCTTTATCAATGAGGCTATTAAAGAGAATATAAAATTCTATAACGGGAAAAAACTGTCGGATGGATTTACGGCAGAAATTGAAACAAAGGATTTCAAAAATTTACGTAAAGCAGCTAAAGCTGCAGGAGTCAGATTTTCGGCCCGGGCTAAATACGGGTTTCCCTTTGTGGCTTTGCGTTGGCAAAGACGAAAAGGATTGATCGCCGGTTTTTTTATCATTGCGGCCGGTTTAATTATCTTATCCCAGTTTGTCCTTTCCATTAGCCTGGAAGGTAACAGCAGAATAACCGACGAGCAAATTCTGGCCGAAGCTGAAAAAGCCGGATTGAAAACGTGGGTTCTTAAAAGCAAACTGGATATGGACAGTATGAGTAAACAAATCCAGGATAACATGACCGACTTGGCCTGGGTCACTATGGAGAAACGCGGAACGAATATCCGGATCCGGGTGGTCGAGAAAACACTGCCCAAGAAGGTGATTTTTCAAGGTGATCTTATCGCAGCCAAGACGGCGTACGTTGAAGACGTTATCGTCATCCAGGGGAATGCCCTCGTCAAGGAAGGTGATACAGTCAAGGCCGGGCAGGTCTTGATCAAAGCGGCAGGCGGTATGACGGAATATAGCTTTGATGTCTCCGGGGACAGCACGGTTAAAAAAAGCAACGTCGACGCACCGGCGGCAAAGGGGTTTGTCCGCGGCAGAGTATGGTATAGTGCCGAAAAGAAGGTTCCGTTAGAAGAGGACCAGGTCGTCAAAACAGACAAAGATGCCGATGGATGGGGAATAAAATTGAACAACCGAGTTATAATGATAACGAACGAAAGCAGTCCCTATGCGGAAGCTGTTGCAGAAACGTATACTTATACTTGGCACATTTGGAGGAATTGGCGTTTCCCTGTCGAATTGATTAAGGTACATTATGATGAGACGAAGAAAGTCCACATCGTACGTACAGAATCTGAAGCAAAAAAACTTGCAGAAACGCTGGCTCGGGAAGAATTGAAATTAAAGCTGCCCTCTGATGCCAAGATACTTAATGATGCGATTCGGATCCTGCCGTCTGATAGCGGTGCTGCACGAATCCGCGTTGAGATTGAAACTTTCGAAGAACTGGCTGTTTATAAACAGTAG
- a CDS encoding YabP/YqfC family sporulation protein, translating to MFKKIQEQAGKILEFPPDVLDNGPKVTVLGRSEIIIEDYLEVTGFSDSEITVRTSLGKLTMQGETLVLSSVADMEIHIKGRISGLFFEEG from the coding sequence ATGTTCAAAAAAATACAAGAGCAAGCCGGTAAGATTTTGGAATTTCCGCCAGATGTCCTGGACAACGGGCCGAAAGTAACCGTATTGGGCCGAAGTGAAATCATTATTGAAGATTATCTCGAAGTAACAGGATTTTCCGACAGCGAGATTACTGTCCGAACCTCCTTAGGCAAGCTGACCATGCAAGGAGAAACACTGGTTCTTTCCTCCGTAGCAGATATGGAGATCCATATAAAAGGCAGGATCTCGGGACTGTTTTTCGAGGAGGGCTGA
- a CDS encoding cell wall-binding repeat-containing protein has translation MKRCLKKVIMPLLVTIIFFMSANVVYAESTHRISGETRYHTASNIAKEGWPDGSDYAILAYGGNFPDALASTPLASKYNAPILLTDKLSLTPVTKSTLISLGTKNVIIIGGTGAVSGTVESQLKSMGLTVSRISGSDRYNTSIEIAKRVGSDSGKLIIAPGSDFSNALSVSSYAGENQIPIILVNQNTVSTNLKQFVSGLTLSQTYIIGTTNEISEAVKNSFPNTTRIQGSDKYGTNLAVLKAFDSDYNFSTAFLATGTSFADALAGSSYAAKLGAPIILTGKTMDSRIISYIDGKTSAMEQLTILGGEAAISTSLVNNYLGAVATLTAKEIFTLVSPSVVYIETFDSSGNALAYGSGFIVDAAKGKVATNYHIIDGAYSARVKTLSGTVYTVEKVFAYNVANDVALLKINGSGLKAVTLGDSSTIETGDKIYAIGNPQGLENTISDGLISTKSRVLDGTTYIQISAPISRGSSGGVLLNEQGNVIGITSAVIDNGQNLNFAVPINSLKPLLSLDINKTLNEMFGSTNVPSNPGDDVTYLDVWRYIQTTYGTNIIDGKTIKYNVTVSPYEGDLDGSHAGSIFIVFTATTDTSDAEDEVIMNSPSAYMSWFISMIADIDTRYGMYEYNGGMWYYDHFFLLFCNWSGDLEFWVPSE, from the coding sequence ATGAAGAGATGTTTAAAAAAGGTGATCATGCCCTTGCTTGTTACTATTATCTTTTTTATGTCAGCCAATGTGGTTTATGCTGAATCAACACATCGCATTTCCGGAGAAACCAGATACCATACAGCCTCTAACATTGCAAAGGAGGGGTGGCCAGATGGTTCAGACTATGCCATCTTGGCCTATGGCGGAAACTTTCCGGATGCCTTGGCATCGACCCCTTTAGCATCAAAATATAATGCGCCGATCTTACTTACAGACAAACTTAGTCTGACTCCGGTTACCAAGAGCACATTAATTTCACTGGGTACAAAGAATGTCATAATTATCGGCGGAACCGGCGCGGTATCCGGAACGGTTGAGTCCCAGCTTAAATCGATGGGGCTTACTGTGAGCCGTATTAGCGGCAGTGACCGATACAACACGTCTATTGAAATCGCAAAACGAGTTGGCAGCGATTCAGGTAAGTTGATCATTGCCCCAGGAAGTGATTTTTCAAACGCACTCTCTGTATCATCCTATGCCGGCGAAAACCAAATACCGATTATATTAGTCAATCAGAACACAGTTAGCACGAACCTTAAACAATTTGTATCCGGTTTAACGCTATCTCAGACATATATCATCGGGACAACAAACGAAATCAGCGAGGCGGTCAAGAATTCATTTCCTAACACAACCCGCATTCAAGGTTCCGATAAATACGGCACAAATTTGGCTGTACTAAAGGCATTTGACAGCGATTATAATTTCAGTACGGCATTTTTAGCGACTGGTACAAGCTTCGCTGATGCGTTGGCAGGATCCTCCTATGCGGCTAAACTGGGCGCACCAATAATCCTCACAGGTAAAACGATGGATAGTCGGATAATAAGCTATATTGACGGGAAAACATCAGCTATGGAACAGTTGACTATTCTCGGCGGAGAGGCTGCCATATCAACGTCACTGGTAAATAATTATCTAGGTGCTGTGGCGACACTGACTGCCAAAGAAATATTTACGTTGGTAAGCCCTTCGGTTGTCTATATCGAAACATTTGATTCATCCGGCAATGCCCTGGCCTATGGCAGCGGATTTATTGTTGATGCTGCCAAAGGAAAGGTTGCTACTAATTACCATATTATCGATGGCGCCTATAGTGCCAGAGTTAAAACGTTGTCCGGAACAGTTTATACTGTAGAAAAGGTTTTTGCTTACAATGTGGCGAATGATGTTGCTTTGCTTAAGATTAACGGATCTGGACTCAAAGCGGTCACTCTGGGAGATTCATCAACAATAGAAACTGGTGACAAGATATATGCGATTGGTAATCCTCAGGGATTGGAAAATACAATTTCAGATGGTCTGATCAGTACAAAATCGAGGGTTTTGGATGGGACAACATATATTCAGATCTCGGCGCCAATATCGCGTGGATCAAGCGGCGGTGTTTTGCTGAATGAACAAGGGAATGTCATCGGGATAACTTCGGCTGTCATTGACAACGGCCAGAACTTAAATTTTGCAGTCCCGATTAATTCGTTAAAACCGTTGTTGTCCTTGGACATCAATAAGACGTTAAACGAGATGTTTGGCTCTACAAACGTCCCATCCAATCCAGGCGATGATGTGACCTATCTCGATGTATGGAGATATATACAAACAACATATGGCACAAACATTATTGACGGAAAGACCATCAAATATAATGTGACGGTGTCGCCTTACGAAGGAGACCTGGATGGATCCCACGCCGGAAGTATATTTATCGTCTTTACAGCCACGACAGATACCTCAGACGCTGAAGATGAGGTAATCATGAATAGTCCTTCGGCATATATGTCGTGGTTTATCAGTATGATAGCGGACATCGACACCCGGTACGGGATGTATGAATATAATGGCGGCATGTGGTATTATGATCATTTCTTCCTGTTGTTTTGTAATTGGTCCGGCGATTTAGAATTTTGGGTACCGAGTGAATAA
- a CDS encoding GatB/YqeY domain-containing protein → MSLKDRLVEDMKTAMKAKEEGKVRLSVIRMARAAIKYAEIDKKTEFNDDAPVVEVLAREVKMRRDAIEQFTNANRPDKVQELNEEVAILMEYLPQQLTEGEIREIAKEIVAETGAQGAKDLGKVMGIITPRTKGRAEGKLVNQIVRELLGS, encoded by the coding sequence TTGTCCCTGAAGGATCGTCTGGTTGAGGACATGAAGACAGCTATGAAGGCCAAAGAGGAGGGGAAGGTCAGACTTTCTGTTATCCGAATGGCTCGGGCTGCTATCAAATATGCTGAGATCGATAAAAAGACAGAGTTCAACGATGACGCGCCAGTAGTAGAAGTTCTTGCTCGCGAAGTCAAGATGCGGCGAGATGCAATAGAACAGTTTACGAACGCGAACAGACCCGACAAAGTCCAGGAGCTTAATGAGGAAGTCGCCATCCTGATGGAATACTTACCTCAGCAGCTCACTGAAGGGGAAATCCGCGAAATAGCTAAGGAAATCGTCGCTGAAACCGGTGCTCAAGGCGCTAAGGATTTGGGAAAAGTCATGGGAATCATCACCCCGAGAACAAAGGGCAGAGCCGAAGGGAAACTTGTGAATCAAATCGTGAGAGAACTCTTGGGTTCCTAA
- the rpsU gene encoding 30S ribosomal protein S21: MSEVRVGKNESLDSALRRFKRNCQRSGVLSEARKHEHYEKPSVKRKKKSEAARKRKFK; this comes from the coding sequence ATGAGTGAAGTCAGAGTCGGTAAAAATGAATCCCTGGATTCCGCACTCCGCCGGTTCAAGCGCAATTGTCAACGTTCGGGGGTACTTTCGGAAGCTCGCAAGCATGAGCATTACGAGAAACCCAGCGTCAAGAGAAAAAAGAAATCTGAGGCTGCGCGGAAACGTAAATTCAAATAA
- a CDS encoding histidine triad nucleotide-binding protein, with product MENCLFCKIARHEIPSTIVYEDEDIIAFNDINPVAPIHILIIPKKHMVSTNDITPDDVDLIGRMFTVIKTLAAEKGISETGYRVITNCGPDSGQEVAHLHFHLIGGRTLGRLVSSQP from the coding sequence ATGGAAAACTGCCTGTTTTGCAAAATCGCCCGCCATGAGATCCCTTCAACGATCGTCTACGAGGATGAGGATATCATCGCTTTTAACGATATTAATCCCGTAGCACCGATACATATCCTGATTATTCCCAAGAAACATATGGTCAGCACCAATGACATCACACCGGACGACGTTGACCTGATCGGCAGGATGTTTACCGTAATTAAAACACTTGCGGCGGAAAAGGGCATCTCTGAAACAGGGTATCGTGTAATTACCAACTGCGGTCCTGACAGCGGCCAGGAAGTCGCTCATCTGCATTTTCACCTTATTGGCGGCAGGACTTTAGGCAGGTTAGTATCAAGTCAACCTTAA